The DNA sequence GATGGTGACCAATTCGGGGCTGCGGCTGGCAACGCCGATCACCATTCCCGATGGCGCGCAATCGGTCACCATCGCCCCCGACGGCACGGTGTCGGTGACGGTGCCGGGCCAGACGGCACCGGTCGAAGCCGGGCAGATCCAGGTCAGCCGCTTCCTCAACCCCGCCGGCCTCGCGCCGCGCGGCGACAATCTCTACGTCGAGACCGCTGCCAGCGGCACCGCCCAGACCGGCACTCCCGGCGCCGAAGGGGCCGGGTCGCTGCGCCAGGGCGCGCTGGAAGGCTCCAACGTCTCGACGGTGCAGGAACTCGTCGACATGATCGAGACCCAGCGCGCCTATGAGGTCAACGCCAAGGTCATCAACGCCGCCGACGAAATGTCGAAATATGTGACGCAGAATGTCTGACCGGCGCCCCCTCGCGCTGCTGGCATCTGTGCTGTCGCTGGCGCTGTCCGGCTGTGCCGACGAAGGCTTCGGCCGTGCGCCCGGCGTCGCCGCGACCCTGCCGCCGCCACCGCCGCCACCGCGACCGACCAGCGGCAGCCTCTACGACCCCGCCAGCTTCACCAGTCTGGTCGGGGACCGCCGCGCCCGCCGCGTCGGCGATCTCGTCACCATCCTGCTTACCGAACGCACCCAGGCGCGCAAATCGGCAACCTCCGACGCCAGCCGCGACAGCCAGACCGCGCTCGCCTTGCCCGATGCGTCGCCGTTCAACCTTGTCCCCAAGAGCCTGACCTCGGGCGGCACCAAACAGAATTTCAAGGGCGCCGGCTCCGCCGCGCAGGACAACCAGTTGTCGGGCGCGATCACCGTCACCGTCGCCCGCGTGCTGCCCGGCGGCGTGCTGATGGTCGCCGGAGAAAAACGCCTCACCCTCAACCGCGGCGAGGAACAGGTGCAGTTGACCGGCCTCGTCCGCGTCGACGATCTGGGTCCGGACAATAGCATCGTCTCCAGCCGCGTCGCCGATGCCCGCATCCGCTATTCCGGCACCGGCCAGATTGCCGACCAGAGCCGCCAGGGCTGGCTCGCCCGCTTCTTCACCAAGGTCGCACCGCTGTGATCCGCCTGTTCCTGCTGCTGGCGCTGCTCGCTGCCCCGGCGCATGCCGAGCGGATCAAAGACATCGCGCGCTTCGCCGGCGTCCGCGCCAATGCGCTGACCGGCTATGGCGTCGTCGTCGGACTCAGCGGCACCGGCGACCAGAATCTGGAATTCACCATCCAGTCGCTCAAATCCGCCACGGCGCGCCTTGGCGTCCTCATCCCGCCCGGCATCGCGCCGCAGTTGAAGAACGCCGCCGCGGTGATGATCACCGCCGAACTGCCGCCCTTTGCCAAGCCCGGCCAGCGGCTCGATGTCACCGTCTCGGCACTCGGCCAGGCCAAGTCCCTGCGCGGCGGCACGCTGCTGCTGGCGCCGATGCAGGGCGCCGATGGCGAAGTCTATGCGCTGGCGCAGGGCAATCTGGCCGTCGGCGGTTTCGGTGCGGAGGGCAAGGACGGGTCGAAGATCGTCGTCGGCACGCCGTCATCGGGCCGCATCCCCGGCGGCGCCAGCGTCGAACGCGCCGTCGCCTCGCCCTTTGCCGGCGATGCCGCCCTGCGGCTCGACCTGACGGAGCAGGATTTCAGCGCGGCACGCGCGGTCACCCAGACGATCAACCGCGCCATGGGCAGCATCGCCACCACCGACGACGCCGCCACCATTTCCATCCGCGCCCCGGCCGACACCGCCGCGCGCATGGCGCTGGCGGCGCAGATCGAAAGCCTGGAGGTCCGGCTGGCGCCGCCGGCCGCACGCGTCATCGTCAACGCCCGCACCGGCACGGTGGTGATCGGCGGGGAGGTCCGCATCCTTCCGTCCGCCGTCGCCCATGGCAATCTGACCGTCCGCATCACCGAAAACCAGCAGGCCAGCCAGCCCGGTGCCTTTGGCGGCGGCCGCACCGCCGTCACCCAGCAATCGACGGTGGAGGCGGCGGAGGCACCCGGCCGGATGCAGATGTTCCAGCCCGGTGCCAGGCTTGGCGACATTGTCGATGCCGTCAACGCGCTCGGCGCCGCGCCAGGTGACCTGGTCGCCATATTGGAGGCGTTGAAGGCCGCCGGCGCGCTGCGCGCCGAACTGGTGGTGATCTGATGGACCTTGCAACCGCAAGCCCGCTGCCGTTGCCGCGCGTCCGCAGCGAATGGCCGCCGGCCGCGGCACGCCCGGCCGGCGATGCCGCCCGCCAGGCCGAAGTCGCCCACCAGTTCGAAACGCTGATCGCCGAGACTCTGCTGCGGTCGGCCCGCGCCGCCGCCCTGGGCGATGACAGCCTTGGCGGCAGCGACGCCGCCGGTGCCGACAATGTCCGCGCCATGGTCGACCACGCCCGTGCCGAAGCCATCGCCCGGGCCGCGCCGATCGGCGTCGCGCGGCTGTTGATGGCCGACACCCCGCGATGATGGACCTGCTCGCCATCGGCGCCGCCGGCGTGCGCGCCTTCCAGTCGGCGCTGACCCAGGTCGGCGACAATGTCGCCAATGCCGACACCCCGGGCTATGTCCGCCGCAGCGTGCGGATGACCACCGGCCCGGCCGGCGCCGCCACGCCGCTGTCGCGCGACGCCAGCGGCGGCGCCGGCGTCACCGCAAGCGCCATCGTCCGCGCCGGCGATGCGCTCGCCACCAACAGCGCGCGCGTCGCCGCCGGCGACCATGCCCGCTATGCGGCACGCAGCGAATGGCTGGACCGTCTGCAGGGGGTGATGACCGCCAGCGACCTCGACGCGCGGCTCGGCGGCTTCTTCGATGCCGGCACCGACCTTGCCGCGGCGCCCACGTCCACCGCCGCCCGCACCATCTTCCTCGATCGCACCGAACAGGCGGCTGCCGGCTTTCGCAGCCTCGGCACCGGCCTTGCGACGCTGGCCGACGACATCGCCAGCGCCACCACCGAGGCGACAACGACAATCAACGCCATCACCAGCGCGCTGGGCCGGGTCAATTCGGAACTGCGGCGCACCCAGGACGGCGGGTCCGCCGCCAACGGCCTGCGCGATGACCGCGACCGCCTGCTCGCCGAACTCGCCGGCCATGTTCGCATCTCCGTCGAAGACGGCCCCCGCGGCACGGTCACCGTCCGGCTCGGCACCGGCGGTGCGGCGGCGCTGCTGGTCGCCACCGATGGCGCCGCCACCCGCATCGGCGTCCGCGACGGTGCCAATGGCGCCGAAATCGTGCTCGATCCCACCCATGCCGCCATCGCCGTGCGCCTGCCCGCCAGCGGCACGCTGACCGGCCTGGTCGAAGCCGCCCGCCAGGTCGCCGCGGCGCGCACCGACATCGACGTTCTCGCGACCCGGTTCGGCACGGCCGTCAACAGCTGGCACGCCGCCGGTGCCGACGCCAACGGCGACCCCGGCGAACGCCTGCTCGCCACCCGCGATCTCACCATCATCCCCGGCCGCGCCAACGCCGGCCAGGCAGCGCTCGATCTCGGCATCGCCGACGACACGCTGCTGGCGGCCGATGGCTATGTCATGCGCCGCGACGCTGCCGGCTGGACGCTGGCCCGCACCGACGGCAGCGCCAGCGTCTGGGGGCCCGGCGCCCTCACGCTCGATGGCGTCACCGTGCGCCCCGGCAGCGGCGCGCGCGACGGGGACAGCTGGACCCTCGCCCCGGCGGGTCCGGCCTCGGCCCTGTCGCTGCGCCCGATCGGCCCGGCCCGGCTGGCGGTGGCCGATCGCTTCCTCACCGACGCCGCCGCCGGCAACCGCGGCGACGCCCAACTGCTGCTCGCTGCCGACCCCGCGGCGACCGGCTTCGCCCCTGCGGCGCCCTATCGCGTTACCGTCACCGGCCCCGGCGCCGGCATCCTCACCGACATCGCCACCGGCACCACGCTGGCCACGCTGATGCTCGACGGCAGCACGATGACCGGCGCCGGCTTCACCTTCACGCTGGCCGGAACACCGGCGGTCGGGGACAGCTTTCGCATCCTCGCCACCGGCGCCGGCAGCAACGACAATGGCAACGCCCGCGCGCTGGCGCATGTCCGCACCGGCATCGGCCCCGGCGGCACCTTCGAAGCAGCGCTCGACGCCCGCCTCGCCTCGGTCGGTTCGCAACTGTCGGAAAGCAAACGCCTCGAGGCAACGGCATTGGCGGTCCGGGACGACACGGCCGCCGCCGCCGACGCCATCACCGGCGTCGATCTCGACCGCGAAGCCGCCGAACTGACACGGCTGCAGGTCGCCTATCGCGCCAATGCCCAGATCCTGTCGGCGGCGCGCGACATGTTCGATACCATGCTCGGGATCCTGCGGTGACGCAGGTCAACACCCGCGCCGCCCACCTCGCCGCCGTGGCGCGGATGGGCGACCTCAGCCTGCAGCTCGACGGCCTGCAGGGCCAGATCGCCCGCGGGCGTCGGATCGAAACCCCGGCGGATGACCCGGTCGCCTTTGCCCGGGCAGCGCTGCTCCACCGCGAGCAGGCCGCCGCCGCCGCCACCCAGCGCGGCATCGACGCGGCCACCCGCCGTCTGACCGCGACCGACACCGCCATCGAAAGCCTCGACGGCGTCGTCCAGCGCGGTCGCGAACTCGCCCTTCGCGCCAACAACGCTACCCTGTCCGCCGCCGACCGTGAGACCATCGCCACCGAACTGCGCGAACTCGAGGCCCAGGCGCACGGCCTCGCCGACAGCCGCGACAGCGACGGCCAGCGCCTGTTCGGCGGCGCCCTGGGCGATCGCCCCGCCTATATCGTCGATGCCGATG is a window from the Polymorphobacter fuscus genome containing:
- the flgG gene encoding flagellar basal-body rod protein FlgG, whose amino-acid sequence is MTSALQIARSGLDALDQKMRTISNNLANVNTTGFKRDRAAFVTLMYQDPRQAGTPSGGDSQYATGLGTGTGVRVTGTERIHSQGALNQTSNALDLAIEGEGFFAVVLPDGTQGYTRDGSFKLSATGEMVTNSGLRLATPITIPDGAQSVTIAPDGTVSVTVPGQTAPVEAGQIQVSRFLNPAGLAPRGDNLYVETAASGTAQTGTPGAEGAGSLRQGALEGSNVSTVQELVDMIETQRAYEVNAKVINAADEMSKYVTQNV
- a CDS encoding flagellar basal body L-ring protein FlgH, encoding MSDRRPLALLASVLSLALSGCADEGFGRAPGVAATLPPPPPPPRPTSGSLYDPASFTSLVGDRRARRVGDLVTILLTERTQARKSATSDASRDSQTALALPDASPFNLVPKSLTSGGTKQNFKGAGSAAQDNQLSGAITVTVARVLPGGVLMVAGEKRLTLNRGEEQVQLTGLVRVDDLGPDNSIVSSRVADARIRYSGTGQIADQSRQGWLARFFTKVAPL
- a CDS encoding flagellar basal body P-ring protein FlgI, coding for MIRLFLLLALLAAPAHAERIKDIARFAGVRANALTGYGVVVGLSGTGDQNLEFTIQSLKSATARLGVLIPPGIAPQLKNAAAVMITAELPPFAKPGQRLDVTVSALGQAKSLRGGTLLLAPMQGADGEVYALAQGNLAVGGFGAEGKDGSKIVVGTPSSGRIPGGASVERAVASPFAGDAALRLDLTEQDFSAARAVTQTINRAMGSIATTDDAATISIRAPADTAARMALAAQIESLEVRLAPPAARVIVNARTGTVVIGGEVRILPSAVAHGNLTVRITENQQASQPGAFGGGRTAVTQQSTVEAAEAPGRMQMFQPGARLGDIVDAVNALGAAPGDLVAILEALKAAGALRAELVVI
- a CDS encoding flagellar hook-associated protein FlgK encodes the protein MMDLLAIGAAGVRAFQSALTQVGDNVANADTPGYVRRSVRMTTGPAGAATPLSRDASGGAGVTASAIVRAGDALATNSARVAAGDHARYAARSEWLDRLQGVMTASDLDARLGGFFDAGTDLAAAPTSTAARTIFLDRTEQAAAGFRSLGTGLATLADDIASATTEATTTINAITSALGRVNSELRRTQDGGSAANGLRDDRDRLLAELAGHVRISVEDGPRGTVTVRLGTGGAAALLVATDGAATRIGVRDGANGAEIVLDPTHAAIAVRLPASGTLTGLVEAARQVAAARTDIDVLATRFGTAVNSWHAAGADANGDPGERLLATRDLTIIPGRANAGQAALDLGIADDTLLAADGYVMRRDAAGWTLARTDGSASVWGPGALTLDGVTVRPGSGARDGDSWTLAPAGPASALSLRPIGPARLAVADRFLTDAAAGNRGDAQLLLAADPAATGFAPAAPYRVTVTGPGAGILTDIATGTTLATLMLDGSTMTGAGFTFTLAGTPAVGDSFRILATGAGSNDNGNARALAHVRTGIGPGGTFEAALDARLASVGSQLSESKRLEATALAVRDDTAAAADAITGVDLDREAAELTRLQVAYRANAQILSAARDMFDTMLGILR